From one Bradyrhizobium sp. Ash2021 genomic stretch:
- a CDS encoding O-acetylhomoserine aminocarboxypropyltransferase encodes MPAPKPPAFETLSLHAGQRPDPVTGARAVPIYQTTSYVFQDSDHAAALFNLERAGHIYTRISNPTTAVLEERLAALEAGVGAICTASGMAAMHLAIATLLSNGDHIVASSSLYGGTINLLAHTLPRFGITTTFVKPRALDEFRAAIKPNTRMVIGETIGNPGLEVLDIPAVAQIAHDAKIPLLIDNTFATPFLSRPIELGADIVMNSATKWIGGHGIAIGGVIVDGGRFDWHASGKFPVLTEPYAGYHGIVFDEQFGQAAFIMRARTEGLRDFGACLSPTNAFQLLQGVETLGVRMERHMTNTLAVLEFLKSNKAVDWVLHPALKDHPDFELAKKLLPRGAGSIVSFGIKGGRPAGKKFIETLRMVSHLANVGDAKTLVIHPASTTHQQMDAAQLQAAGIGEELVRLSVGIEAASDIIDDLGQALRASQRV; translated from the coding sequence ATGCCCGCACCCAAGCCGCCTGCCTTCGAAACCCTGAGCCTGCATGCGGGCCAGCGTCCCGATCCCGTCACCGGTGCGCGCGCGGTGCCGATCTATCAGACCACGTCCTACGTCTTTCAGGATTCCGATCACGCCGCCGCGTTGTTCAACCTGGAACGGGCCGGGCATATCTACACCCGGATTTCCAATCCCACGACCGCGGTGCTCGAAGAGCGGCTGGCGGCGCTGGAAGCCGGTGTCGGCGCGATCTGCACCGCGAGCGGCATGGCCGCGATGCATCTCGCGATCGCGACCCTGCTCAGTAACGGCGATCATATCGTCGCTTCCTCCTCGCTCTATGGCGGCACCATCAACTTGCTCGCGCACACGCTGCCGCGCTTCGGCATCACGACCACGTTTGTGAAGCCCCGCGCGCTGGATGAATTCCGCGCGGCGATCAAGCCGAATACGCGGATGGTGATCGGCGAGACCATCGGCAATCCCGGCCTCGAGGTTCTGGACATTCCGGCGGTCGCTCAAATCGCGCATGACGCAAAGATTCCGCTGTTGATCGACAACACCTTTGCGACGCCGTTTCTCAGCCGCCCGATCGAGCTCGGCGCCGACATCGTGATGAACTCCGCGACCAAATGGATCGGCGGCCACGGCATCGCAATCGGCGGCGTCATTGTCGATGGCGGCCGGTTCGACTGGCACGCCTCCGGCAAATTTCCCGTGCTGACCGAGCCCTATGCCGGTTATCACGGCATCGTCTTCGACGAGCAATTCGGCCAGGCCGCCTTCATCATGCGCGCCCGCACCGAGGGCCTGCGCGACTTCGGCGCCTGCCTGTCGCCGACCAATGCGTTCCAGCTGCTGCAGGGCGTGGAAACCTTGGGCGTGCGCATGGAACGACATATGACCAACACGCTGGCGGTGCTCGAATTCCTCAAGAGCAACAAGGCCGTCGACTGGGTGCTGCATCCCGCGCTGAAAGATCATCCGGACTTCGAACTCGCCAAGAAACTGTTGCCGCGCGGCGCCGGATCGATCGTCAGCTTCGGTATCAAGGGTGGCCGGCCTGCGGGCAAAAAGTTCATCGAGACGCTCCGCATGGTCAGCCATCTCGCCAATGTCGGCGACGCCAAGACGCTGGTGATTCATCCGGCCAGCACCACGCATCAGCAGATGGACGCCGCCCAGCTTCAGGCCGCGGGCATCGGCGAGGAACTGGTGCGGCTGTCGGTCGGCATCGAAGCCGCATCTGACATCATCGACGATCTCGGCCAGGCGCTTCGCGCGTCGCAGAGGGTTTAA
- the pncB gene encoding nicotinate phosphoribosyltransferase, with the protein MAVTDIASRTYNHGWRLDPIVRSLLDTDFYKLLMQQMIREFYPDQRVTFSVINRSKQVRLAEIIDEDELRAQLDHARSIRFTKKELIWLAGNTFYGKTQMFSPDFINWLAAFRLPEYELNKVDGQYELHFHGPWTHTTMWEIPALAIMNELRSRQALKGQGRFALDVLYARAKAKLWSKVERLRKLDGLRLSDFGTRRRHGFLWQRWCVEAVKEGLGSSFTGTSNVLLAMDNDLEAIGTNAHELPMVAAALADDDTELRWAPYRILDQWRHTYGGNLLIALPDAFGTKPFLRDAPDWVADWTGFRPDSAPPITAGEDIIKWWKQKGRDPKEKLLVFSDGMDVGSIEETHRHFAGRVRVSFGWGTNLTNDFVGCAPDGSALLDPISIVCKVTSVDGRPAVKLSDNPEKATGTASEVDRYLRVFGNVGRVRAAVHV; encoded by the coding sequence ATGGCAGTGACCGATATCGCATCCCGCACTTACAACCATGGCTGGCGGCTCGACCCGATCGTGCGCAGCCTGCTCGATACCGATTTTTACAAGCTATTGATGCAGCAGATGATCCGGGAGTTTTACCCGGATCAGCGCGTGACCTTTTCGGTGATCAACCGCAGCAAGCAGGTGCGGCTTGCCGAAATCATCGACGAGGACGAGCTTCGCGCCCAGCTCGACCACGCCCGTTCCATCCGTTTCACCAAGAAGGAGCTGATCTGGCTCGCCGGTAACACGTTCTACGGCAAGACCCAGATGTTCTCGCCTGACTTCATCAACTGGCTCGCCGCTTTCCGCCTGCCCGAATATGAGCTGAACAAGGTCGACGGTCAGTACGAACTTCACTTCCACGGGCCGTGGACCCATACCACGATGTGGGAGATCCCTGCGCTCGCGATCATGAACGAACTGCGTTCGCGTCAGGCATTGAAGGGACAGGGGCGGTTTGCCCTCGACGTGCTCTATGCCCGCGCCAAAGCAAAGCTCTGGTCCAAGGTCGAGCGGCTGCGCAAGCTCGACGGCTTGCGGCTTTCCGATTTCGGCACCCGCCGCCGCCATGGTTTTCTGTGGCAGCGCTGGTGCGTCGAGGCGGTCAAGGAAGGTTTGGGGTCGTCCTTCACCGGCACTTCCAACGTGCTGCTCGCGATGGACAACGATCTCGAAGCGATCGGAACCAACGCGCATGAACTGCCGATGGTTGCGGCCGCCCTGGCGGACGACGATACCGAACTGCGCTGGGCGCCCTATCGCATCCTCGACCAATGGCGCCATACCTATGGCGGCAATTTGCTGATCGCGCTGCCCGACGCCTTCGGCACCAAACCGTTTTTGCGCGACGCGCCCGATTGGGTCGCGGACTGGACCGGCTTTCGCCCCGACAGCGCGCCGCCGATCACGGCCGGTGAAGACATCATCAAATGGTGGAAGCAGAAGGGCCGCGATCCCAAGGAGAAGCTTCTGGTTTTCTCCGACGGCATGGATGTCGGCTCGATCGAGGAGACCCATCGCCATTTCGCCGGCCGCGTCCGCGTCAGCTTCGGCTGGGGCACCAACCTCACCAATGATTTCGTCGGCTGCGCACCGGACGGATCGGCCCTGCTCGACCCGATTTCGATCGTCTGCAAGGTGACATCGGTCGACGGGCGGCCCGCCGTCAAATTGTCCGACAATCCGGAAAAAGCCACCGGCACCGCATCCGAGGTCGATCGCTATTTGCGCGTGTTCGGCAATGTCGGCCGCGTCCGCGCCGCCGTGCACGTCTGA
- a CDS encoding molybdopterin cofactor-binding domain-containing protein, with translation MAVPNSPGNRERQQGSLSVVRLGWWGESSAFETFIKITADGSVTAYNGHVDLGTGIRTALGQIVAEELDVSFARVVVVLGDTSRVPNQGATIASETIQITSVPLRKAAAQARQFLIARAAERLELPVADLAIEDGLIRGKDNRSVSYGELIADDIIRLELGDDVPVKDVNAYTIVGQSVPRVDLPAKATGELVYVHDVRLPGMLHGRVVRPPYAGVDAGAFVGTSLIAVDEASVRDIPGLVAVVRIGDFVGVVAEREENAIKAAARLKVSWKPVPTLPDLGDVETALRANPSTPRTLIDKGDVDAAIAAAAKPMPRTYVWPYQMHGSIGPSCSVADYQDGAIRVWSGTQNPHILRIDLALLIERPEAEIDVIRMEAAGCYGRNCADDVSADALLLSRAVGRPVRVQLTREQEHAWEPKGAGQLMDVKGGLNADGSVAAYDFATRYPSNGAPTLALLLTGRIAPEPAVFEMGDRTAIPPYDYDHLRVVAHDMPPIVRASWFRGVSALPNTFAHECYIDELAAEAGVDPIEYRLRYLKDARAVDLVNAVAERAGWVPRPVRQEPEAEGDIVRGRGFAYALYVHSKFPGYGAAWSAWIADVAVNKATGDVSVTRVVAGQDSGLMINPDGVRHQIHGNVIQSTSRALMEEVSFDRHSVTSREWGAYPIIKFPDVPKIDVLMLPRQDQPPLGVGESASVPSAAAIANAIFDATGVRFRELPFTPERILKGLRGEEQAAPAALPSRTPAVASDKWRNPFAGRRGVLATAAALCAALVGVGAAMLPWRSIAPIARPDPSVFSAATIARGQQLAALGDCAVCHTSLNGVLNAGGRAIETPFGTITSTNITPDIETGIGAWSYPAFERSMREGIHRDGRHLYPVFPYTHFAKATDADLQALYAYLMAQTPVRAETPRNALAFPFNLRPLLAGWNALFHQANVFQANATKSEIWNRGAYLVESFGHCSTCHSPRNALGAERQTAYLAGGFAEGWEAPALTSLSQAPIPWSEDELYAYLRTGESRFHGVAAGPMAPVVKELAALPDQDIRAMAVYLGSFNDDAPDKSTQELTAAELETSTGTNTVAASSLGARLYQGACAVCHEIGGAPLFGSRPSLALNSNLHSAVPDNLIQVILHGIASPASSDLGYMPAFKDSLSDGQVAELASYLRRQFAPDKPAWSEIHAAIGRIRQEIAR, from the coding sequence ATGGCGGTGCCGAACTCCCCAGGGAATCGTGAACGGCAGCAGGGATCGCTGTCGGTGGTTCGTCTCGGCTGGTGGGGCGAGAGCAGCGCATTCGAGACGTTCATCAAGATCACCGCAGATGGCTCGGTCACCGCCTATAACGGCCATGTCGATCTCGGAACCGGCATTCGCACCGCGCTCGGACAGATCGTCGCCGAGGAACTCGACGTGTCCTTTGCCCGAGTCGTCGTGGTGCTCGGCGACACCTCGCGGGTGCCCAATCAGGGCGCGACGATAGCGAGCGAAACCATCCAGATCACATCCGTGCCATTGCGCAAGGCCGCGGCGCAGGCACGCCAATTCCTGATCGCGCGCGCGGCCGAACGGCTGGAACTGCCGGTCGCGGATCTCGCGATCGAAGACGGGCTGATCCGCGGCAAGGACAACCGCAGCGTCAGCTATGGCGAATTGATCGCCGACGACATCATTCGCCTCGAACTTGGCGACGACGTTCCCGTGAAGGACGTCAATGCCTACACCATCGTCGGGCAATCGGTGCCCCGCGTCGATCTTCCGGCGAAAGCGACCGGCGAACTGGTCTATGTTCACGACGTCCGCTTGCCAGGCATGCTGCACGGCCGGGTCGTGCGTCCGCCTTATGCCGGCGTCGATGCCGGCGCGTTTGTCGGCACCAGCCTGATCGCGGTCGACGAAGCTTCGGTGCGCGACATTCCGGGGCTGGTGGCGGTGGTCCGGATCGGCGATTTCGTCGGTGTCGTCGCCGAGCGCGAGGAAAACGCGATCAAGGCGGCGGCACGGTTGAAGGTCAGCTGGAAGCCGGTGCCGACGCTGCCTGACCTCGGCGATGTCGAGACGGCACTGCGCGCCAATCCGTCGACGCCGCGGACGTTGATCGACAAAGGCGATGTCGATGCCGCCATCGCGGCCGCCGCAAAACCGATGCCGCGGACCTATGTCTGGCCCTACCAGATGCACGGCTCGATCGGTCCATCGTGTTCTGTCGCGGATTATCAGGACGGTGCTATCCGGGTGTGGTCCGGCACGCAAAATCCGCACATCCTGCGCATCGATCTGGCGCTCTTGATCGAACGGCCGGAAGCCGAGATTGACGTGATCCGGATGGAAGCCGCCGGCTGCTATGGCCGCAATTGCGCTGATGATGTGTCCGCCGACGCGCTCTTGCTGTCGCGCGCGGTCGGCCGCCCCGTCCGCGTACAATTGACGCGGGAACAAGAGCACGCCTGGGAGCCGAAGGGCGCCGGGCAGCTGATGGACGTCAAGGGTGGGCTCAATGCAGATGGCAGCGTTGCGGCGTACGATTTTGCCACGCGCTATCCATCCAACGGCGCGCCGACCCTGGCGCTGTTGCTCACGGGAAGGATTGCGCCGGAGCCTGCGGTATTCGAGATGGGCGATCGCACCGCGATTCCGCCTTACGATTACGACCACCTGCGCGTGGTAGCGCACGACATGCCGCCGATCGTGCGCGCCTCCTGGTTTCGCGGGGTCTCTGCGCTGCCGAATACGTTTGCGCATGAATGCTACATCGATGAGCTCGCGGCCGAAGCCGGCGTCGATCCGATCGAATATCGTCTGCGCTACCTGAAAGACGCGCGCGCGGTCGATCTCGTCAACGCGGTTGCCGAACGCGCCGGCTGGGTTCCGCGTCCGGTCCGGCAGGAACCGGAGGCCGAAGGCGATATCGTGCGCGGCCGCGGGTTTGCCTACGCGCTCTATGTTCACAGCAAGTTTCCCGGCTATGGCGCGGCGTGGTCGGCCTGGATCGCCGATGTCGCGGTCAACAAGGCGACCGGCGACGTCAGCGTCACCCGCGTGGTTGCCGGGCAGGATTCCGGCCTGATGATCAATCCGGACGGCGTTCGCCACCAGATCCACGGCAACGTGATCCAGTCGACCAGCCGCGCGCTGATGGAAGAGGTCTCGTTCGACCGCCATTCGGTAACAAGCCGCGAATGGGGCGCCTACCCCATCATCAAATTCCCGGATGTGCCCAAGATCGACGTGCTGATGCTGCCGCGTCAGGATCAACCGCCGCTCGGCGTCGGCGAGTCCGCTTCCGTTCCCAGCGCCGCCGCGATCGCCAACGCCATTTTCGACGCGACCGGCGTGCGGTTTCGCGAGCTGCCGTTCACGCCCGAGCGCATTCTGAAAGGGTTGCGCGGCGAGGAGCAGGCTGCGCCAGCCGCGTTGCCCTCGCGCACGCCTGCTGTCGCATCCGACAAATGGCGAAACCCGTTTGCCGGACGTCGCGGCGTGCTTGCAACAGCCGCAGCCCTTTGCGCGGCGTTGGTTGGCGTCGGCGCCGCCATGCTCCCGTGGCGATCCATCGCGCCAATCGCGCGGCCGGACCCGTCGGTGTTTTCGGCCGCGACCATCGCCCGCGGCCAGCAACTGGCCGCGCTCGGCGACTGCGCGGTCTGCCACACCTCGCTAAACGGCGTCCTCAACGCCGGCGGCCGCGCCATCGAAACGCCGTTCGGCACGATCACCTCGACCAACATCACGCCCGATATCGAAACCGGCATCGGCGCGTGGTCCTATCCCGCCTTCGAGCGCTCGATGCGTGAGGGCATCCATCGCGACGGCCGGCATCTTTATCCGGTGTTTCCCTACACGCATTTCGCCAAAGCGACCGACGCCGATTTGCAGGCGCTCTATGCCTATCTGATGGCGCAGACACCGGTCCGCGCCGAGACGCCGAGAAACGCGCTGGCATTTCCGTTCAACCTCCGCCCGCTGCTGGCGGGGTGGAACGCGCTGTTCCATCAAGCGAACGTATTCCAGGCAAACGCGACCAAATCGGAGATCTGGAATCGCGGCGCCTACCTGGTCGAAAGCTTTGGCCATTGCAGCACCTGTCATTCGCCGCGCAATGCGCTCGGTGCGGAAAGGCAAACTGCCTACCTCGCCGGCGGTTTCGCGGAAGGCTGGGAAGCGCCGGCGCTGACGTCGCTGTCGCAAGCGCCGATCCCGTGGAGCGAGGACGAGCTTTACGCTTACTTGCGGACTGGCGAGTCGCGCTTTCACGGCGTCGCGGCTGGGCCGATGGCACCCGTCGTGAAGGAGCTGGCAGCCCTGCCCGATCAGGATATCCGCGCGATGGCGGTGTATCTTGGTTCGTTCAACGACGACGCCCCAGACAAGTCGACGCAGGAACTGACAGCCGCCGAACTCGAAACCTCGACCGGCACCAACACCGTCGCGGCCTCGTCCCTCGGCGCCCGCCTCTACCAGGGCGCCTGCGCAGTTTGCCACGAGATCGGCGGCGCGCCGCTGTTCGGCAGCCGGCCCTCGCTGGCGCTGAACAGCAATCTGCACAGCGCGGTACCGGACAATCTGATCCAGGTGATCCTGCACGGCATCGCTTCCCCTGCATCGAGCGATCTCGGCTACATGCCGGCCTTCAAGGACAGCCTGAGCGACGGCCAGGTTGCGGAACTGGCCTCTTACCTGCGGCGGCAATTTGCCCCGGATAAGCCGGCCTGGAGCGAAATTCATGCGGCGATCGGCCGTATCCGGCAGGAAATAGCGCGCTGA
- a CDS encoding 2Fe-2S iron-sulfur cluster-binding protein yields MRLTVNGRVHDVDAAPDTALLYVLRNDLALNGPKYGCGLGECGACAVLIDGIAARACAIPIQGCAGRDIVTLEGLGTREHPDPVQAAFIEEQAAQCGYCLNGMIISTKALLTRNPHPSEAEVLESLRYNLCRCGAHIEIVRAAMRAAGLVAEAQD; encoded by the coding sequence ATGCGCCTGACCGTTAACGGCAGGGTCCATGATGTCGACGCCGCTCCCGACACCGCATTGCTCTATGTGCTGCGCAACGATCTCGCATTGAACGGACCGAAATATGGCTGCGGGCTCGGCGAATGCGGCGCCTGCGCCGTGCTGATCGACGGCATCGCCGCGCGCGCTTGCGCGATTCCTATTCAAGGCTGCGCCGGACGCGACATTGTGACGCTCGAAGGCCTCGGCACACGCGAGCATCCCGATCCCGTGCAGGCCGCTTTCATCGAGGAACAGGCCGCGCAATGCGGCTATTGCCTCAACGGCATGATCATATCCACCAAGGCGCTCTTGACGCGTAACCCGCATCCCTCCGAAGCCGAGGTGCTGGAATCGCTGCGCTACAATCTGTGCCGGTGCGGCGCGCATATCGAGATCGTGCGCGCAGCAATGCGGGCGGCCGGGCTTGTCGCAGAGGCCCAGGATTGA
- a CDS encoding 6-hydroxynicotinate reductase encodes MTIDATTAAGGDKIRCDACPVMCYIKPGAAGACDRYANHNGELVRVDPHIVLERTVEHGGRLVPFQATGDWDGKIVHQPEVFVTAIGAGTTYPDYKPAPFIVSSEIDGVDMVTVVTEGIFSYCGVKVKIDTDRYLGPETATVRAQGEAIGHVTTSEYGSQMLSLGGVHHLTGGSKKEGRVTCDALMDLSNCKPVELTIDGGATVVVQAGYPPIVNGVAEERMRVGCGSATIGMFAKQWQGKVDEVVVVDDHITGVLSEHQAGKLLDIPDTGIKMKGRRSTPGRYFQVAEPGTGWGGTKISNPLSVLGPFDPKEARPGLTMLMVSTTGEHAAYYELDEALKPVEKQMPLDLKLSVERIQENCEPALCTVLFMGGAGGSLRAGVTDNPVRLTRSVKDALTRVTSGGAPVYVWPGGGITFMVDVTQMPAGAFGYVPTPALVAPIEFTLKLSDYAALGGHMDYVRPLASLKDNTETRPMPYIPGRRA; translated from the coding sequence ATGACGATCGATGCGACGACGGCCGCCGGTGGCGACAAGATCCGCTGCGATGCCTGCCCGGTGATGTGCTACATCAAGCCGGGCGCGGCAGGCGCCTGCGACCGCTATGCCAATCACAACGGCGAACTGGTGCGGGTCGATCCGCATATCGTGCTGGAGCGAACGGTTGAGCACGGTGGCCGTCTGGTGCCGTTTCAGGCCACCGGCGACTGGGACGGCAAGATCGTCCATCAGCCGGAGGTCTTTGTCACGGCGATCGGGGCAGGCACGACTTACCCTGACTACAAGCCGGCGCCCTTTATCGTTTCCTCGGAGATCGACGGCGTCGACATGGTCACGGTCGTGACCGAAGGCATCTTCAGCTATTGCGGCGTCAAGGTGAAGATCGACACCGACCGCTATCTCGGTCCGGAAACCGCGACCGTGCGCGCGCAGGGCGAAGCGATCGGCCATGTCACGACATCCGAATACGGCTCGCAGATGCTGTCGCTCGGCGGCGTGCATCATCTCACCGGCGGTTCCAAGAAGGAAGGCCGCGTCACCTGTGACGCGCTGATGGACCTCTCCAATTGCAAGCCGGTCGAGCTCACGATCGACGGCGGCGCCACCGTGGTGGTGCAGGCCGGCTATCCGCCCATCGTCAATGGCGTCGCGGAAGAACGCATGCGGGTCGGCTGCGGCTCGGCCACCATCGGCATGTTCGCCAAGCAGTGGCAGGGCAAGGTCGATGAGGTGGTCGTGGTGGATGACCACATTACCGGCGTCCTCAGCGAACATCAGGCCGGCAAGCTGCTGGATATTCCCGATACCGGGATCAAGATGAAGGGCCGGCGCTCGACGCCGGGCCGCTATTTCCAGGTCGCCGAGCCCGGCACCGGCTGGGGCGGCACCAAGATTTCCAATCCGTTGTCGGTGCTCGGCCCGTTCGATCCGAAGGAGGCGCGGCCGGGCCTCACCATGCTGATGGTCTCCACCACCGGCGAACATGCGGCATATTACGAACTCGACGAGGCGCTGAAGCCGGTCGAAAAGCAGATGCCGCTGGACCTGAAACTTTCCGTCGAGCGGATTCAGGAAAACTGCGAACCGGCGCTGTGCACGGTGTTGTTCATGGGCGGCGCGGGCGGATCGCTGCGCGCCGGCGTCACCGACAATCCGGTGCGGCTGACGCGTTCGGTGAAGGACGCGCTGACGCGCGTCACCAGCGGCGGCGCGCCGGTCTATGTCTGGCCGGGCGGCGGCATCACCTTCATGGTCGACGTCACGCAGATGCCGGCAGGCGCTTTCGGTTACGTTCCGACGCCGGCGTTGGTGGCGCCGATCGAGTTCACGCTCAAACTGTCGGATTATGCGGCATTGGGCGGCCATATGGATTATGTGCGTCCGCTGGCGTCGTTGAAGGACAACACCGAAACCCGTCCGATGCCTTACATTCCCGGGCGTCGCGCATGA
- a CDS encoding UPF0280 family protein: MKRLPQIALLPDGKRLHLQDGPIDLIVEAKGNDADVGAAYEAAARRFPGLLDELCAELSELRSAADPARCSLKGVVARRMHAAVAPFAADCFITPMAAVAGSVAEEILGAMQGAARLDRAYVNNGGDIALHLAEGEQFTVGLMDRPDRHGLLRTMVIEADDCIRGVATSGRHGRSFSLGIADAVTVLARTASHADAAATVIANAVDLPGHPAIVRCPADALQPDSDLGARLVTRDVGRLSNDEIEDALAAGARCARQALVAGLIEGAALRLLGEIVVVGVTGTPTQGSQALHNQTIERTMHA; encoded by the coding sequence ATGAAACGGCTGCCGCAAATCGCGCTTCTTCCCGACGGCAAGCGGCTGCATTTGCAGGACGGTCCGATTGATCTGATCGTCGAGGCGAAAGGCAACGACGCGGATGTTGGTGCGGCTTACGAGGCCGCGGCGCGGCGCTTCCCCGGCTTGCTGGATGAACTCTGCGCCGAGCTTTCGGAATTGCGCAGCGCGGCCGATCCGGCGCGATGCTCGCTGAAAGGCGTCGTCGCGCGCCGCATGCATGCGGCGGTCGCGCCATTTGCGGCCGATTGCTTCATCACGCCGATGGCGGCGGTGGCTGGCAGCGTGGCGGAAGAGATTCTCGGCGCGATGCAGGGCGCAGCACGGCTCGATCGCGCTTACGTCAATAATGGTGGCGATATCGCGCTGCATCTGGCCGAAGGCGAACAGTTCACGGTGGGCCTAATGGACCGTCCGGACCGGCATGGATTGCTGCGGACGATGGTCATCGAGGCTGACGATTGCATCCGGGGCGTCGCGACCAGCGGACGCCACGGCCGCAGCTTCTCGCTCGGCATTGCCGACGCCGTCACCGTGCTGGCGCGAACGGCGTCCCATGCGGATGCCGCCGCGACCGTCATCGCCAATGCCGTCGATCTGCCCGGGCATCCCGCGATCGTCCGCTGTCCAGCCGATGCGTTGCAGCCGGACAGCGATCTCGGTGCGCGGCTCGTCACCCGGGACGTCGGAAGGCTGTCGAACGATGAGATCGAGGACGCGCTCGCGGCGGGTGCACGGTGCGCGCGCCAAGCGCTCGTGGCAGGATTGATCGAGGGTGCAGCCTTGCGGCTACTCGGCGAAATCGTCGTGGTGGGGGTGACGGGGACCCCGACGCAGGGATCGCAAGCGCTTCACAACCAGACGATAGAAAGGACGATGCATGCTTGA
- a CDS encoding amino acid synthesis family protein, with the protein MSAIIRKIVTVVEETHLEMGQKILPPTRRAAAIAVIENPFAGKYVEDLSPLIAIGEELGELLSKRAVAALGIDGAKAQSYGKAAAVGENGELEHAAAILHPKMGAPVRKVLSKGAALIPSSKKRSGPGTTLDIPLGHKDAAFVRSHFDGMEVQINDAPRANEIMVAVAVTDSGRPLPRVGGLTISEVKGEDGLR; encoded by the coding sequence ATGAGCGCGATCATTCGCAAAATCGTCACGGTGGTCGAGGAAACCCATCTGGAGATGGGGCAGAAGATTTTGCCGCCGACCCGGCGTGCGGCGGCGATTGCCGTGATCGAAAACCCGTTTGCCGGAAAATATGTCGAGGACCTCTCGCCGCTGATCGCGATCGGCGAGGAACTCGGCGAATTGCTGTCGAAGAGGGCAGTGGCGGCGCTCGGGATCGACGGCGCCAAGGCGCAAAGCTACGGCAAGGCCGCCGCGGTCGGCGAAAACGGTGAACTCGAGCATGCGGCCGCGATCTTGCATCCGAAGATGGGCGCCCCGGTGCGCAAAGTGCTGAGCAAGGGTGCTGCGCTAATTCCGTCGTCGAAGAAGCGCAGCGGCCCGGGAACCACGCTGGATATTCCGCTCGGGCACAAGGATGCGGCGTTCGTGCGCAGCCATTTCGATGGCATGGAGGTGCAGATCAACGATGCGCCGCGCGCCAATGAAATCATGGTCGCGGTCGCGGTGACCGACAGCGGCCGGCCGCTGCCGCGGGTCGGCGGGCTCACGATTTCTGAAGTCAAGGGCGAAGACGGTTTGAGATAA
- a CDS encoding ABC transporter substrate-binding protein has translation MRRSYLLGAGLAIMVAGMANTAVAQSEIKIGEINSYSLLPAFTEPYRKGWQLAVEEINAAGGINGKKLVVVSKDDGGKPADAQTAANELVSSENVAMLTGTFLSNIGLAVSDFANQKKVFFLAAEPLTDAITWAKGNRYTFRLRPSNYMQAAMLVEEAAKLPAKRWATIAPNYEYGQSAVAVFKKLMSEKRPDIQWVDEQWPPQGKIDAGPVVQALAAANPEAILNVTFGADLVKFVREGNTRGLFKDRAVVSFLTGEPEYLDPLKEETPDGWIVTGYPWYSIKTPEHDAFLKAYQAKYNDYPRLGSIVGYQTIKSAAAILAKANSTDPEKLIAATEGLSVPSPLGEITFRKIDHQSTLGAYVGKTAVKDGKGVMVDSVYRKGSDYLPGDAEVEKLRPKE, from the coding sequence ATGCGACGGAGTTATTTGCTGGGAGCGGGATTGGCGATCATGGTCGCCGGCATGGCCAATACCGCCGTGGCCCAAAGCGAAATCAAGATCGGCGAAATCAACAGCTATTCGCTGTTGCCCGCGTTCACCGAGCCCTATCGCAAGGGCTGGCAGCTCGCGGTCGAGGAGATCAACGCCGCGGGCGGCATCAACGGCAAAAAACTCGTCGTCGTCTCCAAGGATGACGGCGGCAAGCCGGCCGACGCGCAGACCGCCGCCAACGAGCTGGTATCGAGCGAAAACGTAGCGATGCTGACCGGCACGTTCCTGTCCAATATCGGTCTCGCCGTCAGCGATTTTGCCAATCAGAAGAAGGTATTTTTCCTCGCGGCCGAGCCTTTGACCGACGCCATCACCTGGGCCAAGGGCAACCGCTACACCTTCCGCCTCCGGCCCTCCAATTACATGCAGGCGGCGATGTTGGTGGAAGAGGCGGCGAAATTACCGGCCAAACGCTGGGCAACGATTGCGCCGAATTATGAATACGGCCAGTCGGCGGTCGCGGTATTCAAGAAGCTCATGTCGGAAAAGCGCCCCGACATCCAGTGGGTTGACGAGCAGTGGCCGCCGCAGGGCAAGATCGATGCGGGTCCGGTAGTGCAGGCGCTTGCCGCCGCCAATCCCGAGGCGATCCTCAACGTCACCTTCGGCGCCGATCTCGTCAAATTCGTGCGTGAAGGCAACACCCGCGGCCTGTTCAAGGATCGCGCGGTGGTGAGTTTCCTGACCGGCGAACCGGAATATCTCGATCCGCTGAAGGAGGAGACGCCGGACGGCTGGATCGTGACCGGCTATCCCTGGTACTCGATCAAGACGCCGGAGCATGACGCGTTCCTGAAGGCCTATCAAGCCAAGTACAACGACTATCCGCGGCTCGGCTCGATCGTCGGCTACCAGACCATCAAGTCGGCGGCGGCGATCCTTGCCAAAGCGAATTCGACCGATCCGGAAAAGCTGATCGCAGCGACGGAGGGATTGTCGGTGCCGTCGCCGCTCGGCGAGATCACCTTCCGCAAGATCGACCATCAGTCCACGCTCGGCGCTTACGTCGGCAAGACCGCGGTGAAGGACGGCAAGGGCGTGATGGTGGATTCGGTCTACCGAAAGGGTTCCGACTATCTGCCTGGTGATGCCGAAGTCGAAAAGCTTCGTCCGAAGGAGTGA